One Oscillospiraceae bacterium DNA segment encodes these proteins:
- a CDS encoding SDR family NAD(P)-dependent oxidoreductase, with the protein MKALITGASSGLGRSMAIILSKMGYDIIAVARREDKLKELESKIKTNLYIKCLDITKEESYREIEKELSDTDVFINNAGFGVFGDFSSSDLDSELKMLDTNVRAVHILTKMAVKKFKEKNKGYILNVASIAAFFPGPLFSSYYATKAYVFRLTESIYEELRQEKSNVKISVLCPGPVKTEFEKVAKVSFGNGKEKGRDLIIADCDKVSSYTIKMMFKGKLIIIPGLLMKIAVFFRRILSEKALCKVLYLLQSKKFEIEVEK; encoded by the coding sequence ATGAAAGCGTTAATTACAGGAGCGAGTTCAGGACTTGGAAGAAGTATGGCAATAATTTTATCTAAAATGGGATATGATATTATTGCAGTTGCAAGAAGAGAAGATAAGTTAAAAGAACTTGAAAGTAAAATAAAAACAAATCTTTATATTAAATGCCTTGATATCACAAAAGAAGAGTCATATAGAGAAATTGAAAAAGAACTTTCTGATACAGATGTTTTTATAAATAATGCAGGGTTTGGAGTGTTTGGTGATTTTTCGTCGTCAGATTTAGATTCTGAACTTAAAATGCTTGATACCAATGTTCGCGCAGTTCATATTTTAACAAAAATGGCAGTAAAAAAATTCAAAGAGAAAAATAAAGGATATATTTTAAATGTTGCATCTATTGCTGCTTTTTTCCCAGGTCCTCTTTTCTCTTCTTACTATGCGACTAAAGCATACGTTTTCAGGCTTACCGAGTCAATATACGAAGAATTAAGACAGGAAAAATCAAATGTTAAAATAAGTGTTCTTTGTCCCGGACCTGTCAAAACCGAATTTGAAAAGGTTGCGAAAGTAAGTTTCGGAAACGGCAAAGAAAAAGGCAGAGATTTAATTATAGCAGATTGTGACAAAGTTTCTTCTTATACCATTAAAATGATGTTTAAAGGAAAACTTATAATTATTCCGGGTCTTTTAATGAAAATAGCAGTTTTTTTTAGAAGAATACTTTCGGAAAAAGCGTTATGTAAAGTATTATATTTACTGCAGAGTAAAAAATTTGAAATAGAGGTAGAAAAATGA
- the rplU gene encoding 50S ribosomal protein L21, with product MYAVIETGGKQYKVCEGDVIFIEKLEVSEGDVITLDKVVAIADDNGIKVADEVNGASVSAKVLKNGKEKKVIVYKMKPKKGYRKKQGHRQPYTKVQIEKISM from the coding sequence ATGTACGCAGTAATCGAAACAGGCGGTAAACAATACAAAGTTTGTGAAGGTGATGTTATCTTCATTGAAAAATTAGAAGTTTCTGAAGGTGATGTTATTACACTTGACAAAGTTGTTGCAATCGCTGATGACAATGGTATCAAAGTTGCTGATGAAGTTAACGGTGCTTCAGTTTCTGCAAAAGTTTTAAAGAACGGAAAAGAAAAGAAAGTTATCGTTTACAAAATGAAACCTAAAAAAGGTTACAGAAAAAAACAAGGTCACAGACAACCTTATACAAAAGTTCAGATTGAAAAAATCTCTATGTAA
- a CDS encoding ribosomal-processing cysteine protease Prp, translating to MTKIEITKDKSGNIVKFVIDGHSEFSQNEDIVCSAISSVSYATLNGIEKLLNIPFGYEKSDGYLYFVLPDDLKKELREQANILLNSMYLFFLDLEEQYKENVNIITLEV from the coding sequence ATGACTAAGATTGAAATTACAAAAGATAAGTCGGGTAATATAGTTAAATTTGTAATTGACGGGCATTCGGAATTTTCGCAAAATGAGGATATCGTTTGTTCTGCTATATCATCTGTATCGTATGCCACATTAAACGGCATTGAAAAACTTCTTAATATCCCCTTCGGATATGAAAAAAGTGACGGATACTTATATTTTGTTCTTCCCGACGATTTAAAAAAAGAATTAAGAGAACAAGCAAATATATTACTTAATTCTATGTATTTGTTCTTTTTAGATTTAGAAGAGCAATACAAAGAAAATGTTAATATTATTACGCTGGAGGTGTAA
- a CDS encoding 50S ribosomal protein L27, producing MFRLDLQLFAHKKGMGSTKNGRDSEAKRLGVKKGDGQAVLAGNILVRQRGTKIHPGTNVGKGSDDTLFALVDGKVKFERLGKDKKQVSVIAG from the coding sequence ATGTTTAGATTAGATCTTCAATTATTTGCTCATAAAAAAGGTATGGGTAGCACCAAGAACGGTAGAGACAGTGAAGCTAAAAGACTTGGTGTTAAAAAAGGCGACGGTCAGGCTGTTTTAGCAGGAAATATTCTTGTTAGACAAAGAGGTACAAAAATTCATCCGGGAACAAATGTTGGTAAAGGTTCTGACGATACTTTATTTGCATTGGTTGACGGTAAAGTTAAATTTGAAAGATTAGGCAAAGACAAGAAACAAGTTAGTGTTATTGCCGGTTAA